Proteins from a genomic interval of Gadus morhua chromosome 21, gadMor3.0, whole genome shotgun sequence:
- the LOC115534724 gene encoding serine/arginine repetitive matrix protein 1, giving the protein MAAIDLRRGLEHGGRGWGPERADATDGFDSEMQEWEDQLQDMQKKIEELYNEVQARRGGSDVTTDKQKNGDALAFGLGHAGHSRYYDGATGDNLVTAATAPKRHGGGGNGFGCGYGRGPDGYGYAADHRNGGYGYGCHGNGVASEIGDLLQDYLGQGKDMRRKNNGARRVHFNDTIAVSRDLPKHQDDGRGGAGNGRNCHSQPSESVEETENHKNRTSRTKDKENTCAKPPLRQRDPSPSSAAPRPAPQPHPPAGGAHCDSPALDRKPFGQGQLADRKCGSPSVLRKFGAMLHENEGKTLTECGVVTRRDACPESPKASTPGSQRRARAPAADALTPESEPGQRRRAPVAGSPKPRPRADSGTERDAGGRRGGCAPSRYGEQPRADFKAPGGGGGGGGQRNQRGQGAQGEGPSGGRGRDDDALMELLDMLDIQHEYSAAGPRGGHAAHRQGPPQVNPAESSTATHTNNFSRPARPANQRPPSRWASRTPSAKITAPSGPMYRPPSPLARPASPLTRSPSPAPKHKSPICYSRQIETVIM; this is encoded by the exons ATGGCGGCCATCGACCTGCGGCGAGGGCTGGAGCACGGCGGTCGCGGCTGGGGCCCAGAGCGGGCCGACGCGACCGACGGCTTCGACTCGGAGATGCAGGAGTGGGAGGACCAGCTGCAGGACATGCAGAAGAAGATCGAGGAG ctgtacAATGAAGTCCAGGCACGCAGAGGAGGAAGTGACGTCACCACCGACAAGCAGAAGAACGGCGACGCCCTGGCGTTTGGCCTGGGGCACGCCGGCCACAGCCGCTACTACGACGGTGCCACGGGTGACAACCTGGTAACCGCGGCGACCGCCCCCAAGcgccacggcggcggcggcaacgGGTTCGGCTGCGGCTACGGCCGCGGCCCCGACGGCTACGGCTACGCCGCGGACCACCGGAACGGCGGCTACGGCTACGGCTGCCACGGCAACGGAGTGGCGTCGGAGATCGGAGACCTGCTGCAGGACTACCTGGGACAGGGCAAGGACATGAGGCGGAAGAACAACGGCGCACGCCGCGTG CACTTCAACGACACTATCGCTGTGAGCCGGGACCTCCCCAAGCACCAGGACGACGGCAGGGGCGGCGCCGGAAACGGAAG GAATTGTCACAGCCAGCCGTCGGAAAGCGTGGAGGAGACGGAGAACCACAAGAACCGCACGTCCCGAACGAAAGACAAGGAGAACACCTGCGCCAAGCCCCCCCTCCGACAGAgggacccctccccctcctcggcggccccccgcccggccccccAGCCGCACCCCCCCGCCGGCGGCGCGCACTGCGACTCCCCCGCCCTGGACAGGAAGCCCTTTGGCCAGGGGCAGCTGGCGGACAGGAAGTGCGGCAGCCCGTCCGTCCTGCGCAAGTTCGGCGCCATGCTGCACGAGAACGAGGGCAAGACGCTCACCGAGTGCGGCGTGGTCACCCGGCGGGACGCCTGCCCGGAGAGCCCCAAGGCCTCCACGCCGGGCTCTCAGCGCCGGGCTCGGGCGCCCGCCGCCGACGCCCTGACGCCCGAGTCGGAGCCGGGCCAAAGGAGGAGGGCGCCGGTGGCCGGCAGCCCCAAGCCCAGACCCAGGGCCGACAGCGGCACGGAGAGGGAcgcggggggccggcggggggggtGCGCCCCGTCCCGCTACGGGGAGCAGCCCAGAGCGGACTTCAAGGCGCcgggtggcggcggtggcggcggcggccagaggaaccagaggggCCAGGGGGCCCAGGGAGAGGGGCCGAGCGGGGGCCGCGGGAGGGACGACGACGCGCTCATGGAGCTGCTGGACATGCTGGACATTCAACACGAGTACAGCGCGGCGGGGCCCAGAGGGGGACACGCCGCACACAGACAAGGGCCACCGCAG gtcaACCCGGCCGAGTCatccacagcaacacacacaaacaatttctCCCGGCCGGCCCggccagccaatcagcgtccTCCCTCCAGATGGGCAAGCCGCACCCCTTCCGCCAAGATCACCGCCCCGTCCGGCCCGATGTACCGCCCCCCCAGTCCGCTGGCCCGCCCCGCTAGCCCACTGACTCGCAGCCCAAGTCCCGCCCCCAAACACAAGTCTCCTATCTGCTACTCTCGCCAAATCGAGACTGTCATCATGTGA
- the LOC115534723 gene encoding protein SOGA3: MQTKAGSADGEEAAQAEVPTASGSLEAGSVTQQDQGLLDEMEKLLEENDDLKCEIEEMRNEMDEMRDTFYEEDTCQLQEMRRELERANKNCRILQYRLRKAERKRMRYAQTGEIDEDLLRSLEQDLKVAKDVSVRLHHELENVEEKRTKTEDENDKLRQKLIEVEVTKQALQNELDKTKESQKRRGSKDLLKTDKKSAGTPAEEDNEDLKCQLAFIKEEAVLMRKKTATIDKEKDRLEQELQKYRSFYGDLDSPHPKGEAGGPPTTRESELKLRLRLVEEEANILGRKIVELEVENRGLRAELDDQRGEGEGGEDGSRGPGGAGRGRGLREDLTELRQQLQLVEDEAELLRRNLADSEDQNKRVTTELNKMRFKAGTLEGGGRHGGGAAAAALAMDSAKVDALQEELKMARLQINDLSGKVMQLQYENRVLLSNMQRYDLASHLSLRGSPRDSDADSDAGGGGGPGGGDDSAPSARLQPPHRKREGPVGGESDPDEVRNGNNGGGGGGGNGVGRCLTPTRGLYTPTGLDGGALPSSASSSPTAAFARFLPGGGGGGRGNGGGGGISGLRERQQMMDIRMEAERLVRTMDRLIADTASIISDARVYGGGGELMFGRGGGGGGGGGGEERGREEEQEGLGIGMGGRFREHELLYRISAQMKAFRKELQAFIDRLELPQLEGRDTEEPLSMFQPIILLILILVLFSSLSYATIFKLVFLFTLFFVL; encoded by the exons ATGCAAACCAAAGCAGGCAGCGCAGACGGGGAGGAGGCCGCTCAGGCGGAGGTACCCACCGCCTCTGGGTCTCTAGAGGCGGGGTCCGTGACACAGCAAGACCAGGGCCTTCTGGATGAGATGGAGAAATTACTGGAGGAAAACGATGATCTTAAG TGTGAGATCGAGGAGATGAGGAACGAGATGGACGAGATGCGCGACACCTTCTACGAGGAGGACACCTGCCAGCTGCAGGAAATGAGGCGTGAGCTGGAGAGAGCCAATAAGAACTGCCGGATCCTGCAGTACCGCTTGAGGAAGGCAGAGCGGAAGAGGATGCGCTACGCACAGACGGGGGAGATCGATGAAGACCTGCTGAGGAGCCTCGAGCAGGACCTCAAG GTCGCCAAAGACGTGTCGGTACGACTCCATCACGAGCTGGAGAACGTGGAGGAGAAACGCACCAAGACGGAAGACGAGAACGACAAACTGAGGCAGAAGCTCATCGAGGTGGAGGTGACCAAGCAAGCCCTGCAGAACGAACTGGACAAAACCAAAGAG TCTCAAAAGCGACGAGGAAGCAAAGATCTACTGAAGACAGACAAGAAGTCGGCGGGGACGCCTGCTGAG GAGGACAACGAGGACCTCAAGTGCCAGCTGGCCTTCATCAAAGAGGAGGCGGTGCtgatgaggaagaagacggCCACCATCGACAAGGAGAAGGACCGCCTGGAGCAGGAGCTCCAGAAGTACCGCTCCTTCTACGGGGACCTGGACAGCCCCCACCCCAAGGGTGAGGCCGGGGGCCCGCCCACCACCCGCGAGTCTGAGCTGAAGCTCCGCCTccgcctggtggaggaggaggccaatATCCTGGGCAGGAAGATcgtggagctggag GTGGAGAACCGGGGCCTGCGCGCCGAGCTGGACGACCAGCGGGGCGAGGGCGAGGGCGGGGAGGACGGCAGCCGGGGGCCGGGCGGCgcgggccgggggcggggcctgcggGAGGACCTGACGGAGctgcggcagcagctgcagctggtGGAGGACGAGGCGGAGCTGCTGCGGAGGAACCTGGCCGACTCGGAGGACCAGAACAAGAGGGTGACCACGGAGCTGAACAAGATGCGCTTCAAGGCCGGCACCCTGGAGGGGGGCGGGCGCCACGGCGGGGGGGCCGCGGCCGCCGCGCTGGCCATGGACAGCGCCAAGGTGGACgccctgcaggaggagctgaagatGGCCAGGCTGCAGATCAACGACCTCAGCGGCAAG gtgaTGCAGCTGCAGTACGAGAACCGCGTGCTGCTGTCCAACATGCAGCGCTACGACCTGGCCTCGCACCTCTCGCTGCGGGGCAGCCCGCGCGACAGCGACGCCGACAGCGacgcgggcggcggcgggggtcccggcggcggcgacgactccgccccctccgcccGGCTGCAGCCCCCGCACCGCAAGCGCGAGGGTCCCGTGGGCGGGGAGAGCGACCCGGACGAGGTCAGAAACGGAaacaacggcggcggcggcggcggcggcaacgGCGTTGGGCGCTGCTTGACCCCCACGCGGGGGCTCTACACCCCCACGGGGCTGGACGGGGGCGCCCTCCCCTcgtcggcctcctcctcccccacggcCGCCTTCGCCCGCTTCCTTcctggcggcggtggtggtggccgcggcaacggcggcggcgggggcatCAGCGGCCTGCGCGAGAGGCAGCAGATGATGGACATCCGCATGGAGGCGGAGCGTCTGGTGCGCACCATGGACCGCCTCATCGCCGACACGGCCTCCATCATCTCGGACGCGCGGGTctacggcggcggcggcgagctgATGTTCggccgggggggcggcggcggcggcggcggcgggggggaggagcgggggagggaggaggagcaggagggccTGGGGATCGGGATGGGAGGGCGGTTCCGGGAGCACGAGCTGCTGTACCGCATCAGCGCCCAGATGAAGGCCTTCCGGAAGGAGCTGCAGGCCTTCATCGACCGCCTGGAGCTGCCCCAGCTGGAGGGGAGGGACACGGAGGAGCCTCTgtcg aTGTTCCagcccataattcttctcatccTCATTCTTGTGTTGTTCTCATCTCTATCCTACGCCACCATCTTCAAACTAGTCTTTCTTTTTACCCTTTTCTTCGTCCTGTGA